From Polypterus senegalus isolate Bchr_013 chromosome 15, ASM1683550v1, whole genome shotgun sequence, the proteins below share one genomic window:
- the klhl7 gene encoding kelch-like protein 7, giving the protein MASAGAEKCSKKKTEKKFAAKEEAKLLASFMGVMNNLRKQKTLCDVILVVSERMIPAHRIVLAAASQFFNLMFTSNMLESKAYEVELKDAEPDIIELLVEFAYTARISVNSNNVQSLLDAANQYQIEPVKKMCVDFLKEQVDASNCLGISVLAECLDCPELKATADDFIYQHFTEVYKTDEFLQLDVKRVTQLLNQDTLTVRAEDQVYDAAVRWLKYDEPNRQQYMVDILAKVRFPLVSKNFLSKTVQAEPLIQDNPECLKMVISGMRYHLLSPEDREELGESSRPRRKKHDYRIALFGGSQPQSCRYFNPKDYSWTDIRCPFEKRRDAASVFWDNVVYILGGSQLFPIKRMDCYNVVKDSWYSKLGPPTPRDSLAACAAEGKIYTSGGSEVGNSALYLFECYDTRTESWHAKPSMLIPRCSHGMVEANGLIYVCGGSLGNNVSGRVLNSCEVYDPATEIWTELCPMIEARKNHGLVFVNDRIYAVGGQNGMGGLDSVEYYDIKVNEWKMVSPMPWKGVTVKCAAVGSVIYVLAGFQGVGRLGHILEYYTETDKWVANNKVRAFPVTSCLICVVDTCGANEETHET; this is encoded by the exons ATGGCTTCCGCCGGAGCGGAGAAGTGCTCCAAAAAGAAAACGGAGAAGAAGTTTGCGGCGAAAGAGGAGGCGAAGCTGCTTGCGAGCTTCATGGGCGTCATGAACAACTTGCGGAAGCAG AAGACGCTCTGCGATGTCATCTTAGTAGTATCTGAGAGAATGATCCCTGCTCACAGAATTGTCCTTGCAGCAGCCAGccagttttttaatttaatgttcacat CAAATATGCTGGAGTCAAAAGCATATGAGGTGGAATTAAAAGATGCAGAACCTGATATCATCGAGTTACTAGTGGAGTTTGCATACACTGCAAG GATTTCTGTGAATAGCAACAATGTTCAGTCATTACTAGATGCTGCAAACCAGTATCAGATTGAACCTgtaaaaaagatgtgtgttgactTCCTTAAGGAGCAAGTGGATGCATCTAATTGTCTTG GTATCAGTGTCCTGGCAGAGTGTCTTGATTGTCCAGAGCTGAAAGCCACTGCTGATGATTTTATATACCAACATTTCACGGAGGTCTATAAAACTGATGAATTCCTTCAGCTGGATGTGAAGAGAGTCACACAGCTGTTAAATCAGGATACCTTGACTGTGCGAGCAGAGGATCAg GTATATGATGCAGCAGTTAGGTGGCTTAAATATGATGAGCCAAACCGGCAACAATACATGGTGGACATCCTGGCCAAAGTCCGCTTTCCTCTTGTGTCAAAGAACTTCCTGAGCAAAACAGTGCAAGCTGAACCTTTGATTCAGGACAACCCAGAGTGCCTCAAGATGGTTATca GTGGGATGCGGTATCATCTTCTTTCTCCTGAGGACCGTGAGGAGCTTGGAGAGAGCAGCAGACCGAGGCGTAAAAAGCATGACTACCGTATTGCGCTGTTTGGGGGGTCCCAGCCACAGTCTTGCCGCTACTTTAACCCAAAG gatTATAGCTGGACAGATATACGCTGCCCATTTGAAAAACGCAGAGATGCAGCCTCTGTCTTTTGGGACAATGTTGTTTACATTCTGGGTGGATCACAACTTTTCCCTATCAAACGCATGGATTGTTACAATGTGGTTAAGGACAGTTGGTATTCTAAACTTGGTCCACCTACACCTAGAGACAGCCTGGCAGCCTGTGCAGCAGAAGGCAAAATCTATACTTCTGGAGGTTCAGAAGTTG gGAATTCTGCACTTTACCTTTTTGAATGCTATGACACAAGGACTGAAAGCTGGCATGCTAAACCCAGCATGCTAATTCCACGCTGCAGTCATGGTATGGTAGAAGCAAATGGCTTGATCTATGTGTGTGGAGGAAGTCTGGGCAATAATGTGTCAGGAAGAGTCCTTAACTCTTGTGAGGTCTATGACCCTGCAACAGAAAT ATGGACTGAACTATGCCCCATGATTGAAGCAAGAAAGAATCATGGGTTAGTCTTTGTAAATGACAGAATCTATGCAGTTGGTGGACAGAATGGAATGG GGGGTCTGGACTCTGTAGAATACTATGATATTAAAGTCAATGAATGGAAAATGGTGTCTCCCATGCCATGGAAAGGGGTAACTGTTAAATGTGCTGCTGTTGGATCAGTTATTTATGTTTTGGCAGGATTTCAGGGCGTGGGTCGCCTGGGACATATTTTGGAGTACTATACTGAGACTGATAAATGGGTGGCAAACAACAAGGTGCGGGCATTTCCAGTTACAAGCTGTCTTATATGTGTAGTGGATACCTGTGGAGCAAATGAAgaaacacatgaaacataa